The following are encoded in a window of Cycloclasticus pugetii PS-1 genomic DNA:
- the acnD gene encoding Fe/S-dependent 2-methylisocitrate dehydratase AcnD, whose protein sequence is MNTDYRKKLPGTDLDYYDTRAAVDAIEPGAYAKLPYTSRVHAENLVRRCDPASLTDSLKQLIERKQDLDFPWYPARVVCHDILGQTALVDLAGLRDAIAEKGGDPSKVNPVVPTQLIVDHSLAVEHAGFEKDAFEKNREIEDRRNDDRFHFINWTKKAFKNVDVIQPGNGIMHQINLEKMSPVIHARDGVAFPDTLVGTDSHTPHVDALGVIAIGVGGLEAETVMLGRPSYMRLPNIIGVELTGKRQPGITATDIVLAITEFLRNAKVVSSYLEFFGEGAAELTLGDRATISNMTPEFGASAGLFFIDEQTIEYLKLTGRDAEQVKLVENYAKETGLWADDLKTAEYERVLTFDLSTVVRNIAGPSNPHRRVPTSELAERGISGTVENEEGLMPDGAVIIAAITSCTNTSNPRNVIAAGLVAKKANELGLTRKPWVKSSFAPGSKVAQLYLEEANLLPELEEMGFGIVGFACTTCNGMSGALDPVIQKEVVERDLYTTAVLSGNRNFDGRIHPYAKQAFLASPPLVVAYAIAGTIRFDIEKDILGNDQEGNPVTLKDIWPSDEEIDEIVKQYVKPEQFREIYIPMFPESDIQQEQVSPLYDWRPQTTYIRRPPYWEGALAGERTLKNLRPLAVLGDNITTDHLSPSNAIMLDSAAGAYLHKMGLPEVDFNSYATHRGDHLTAQRATFANPKLLNEMVKENGEVKQGSLARIEPEGTISRMWEAIETYMDRKQPLIIIAGADYGQGSSRDWAAKGVRLAGVEVIVAEGFERIHRTNLVGMGVLPVEFKAGENRHTYNIDGTETYTVTGDITPRATLTLTITRKNGETIDVPVTCRLDTADEVLVYEAGGVLQRFAQDFLESSSAA, encoded by the coding sequence ATGAATACAGATTACCGCAAAAAACTACCAGGCACTGACTTAGACTATTACGACACACGTGCCGCTGTTGACGCAATAGAACCAGGCGCTTATGCAAAGCTACCGTACACCTCTCGCGTACACGCAGAAAACTTAGTTCGACGCTGTGATCCAGCTTCATTAACTGACTCTCTCAAACAATTAATAGAACGCAAACAAGACCTAGACTTTCCATGGTACCCAGCACGTGTTGTATGTCATGACATTCTTGGTCAAACAGCACTTGTCGACCTAGCTGGCTTACGTGATGCTATTGCAGAAAAAGGTGGCGACCCGTCTAAAGTAAACCCAGTTGTCCCTACACAATTGATCGTGGATCACTCGCTGGCCGTAGAACATGCTGGTTTTGAAAAAGACGCTTTTGAAAAGAACCGTGAAATTGAAGACCGTCGTAATGATGATCGCTTTCACTTCATTAATTGGACTAAAAAAGCCTTTAAAAACGTAGATGTGATTCAGCCTGGTAATGGCATCATGCATCAAATCAACTTAGAAAAAATGTCTCCGGTTATACATGCTCGTGACGGCGTTGCATTCCCTGATACACTCGTCGGAACAGATAGCCATACACCACATGTTGATGCCTTAGGAGTTATTGCAATTGGCGTTGGTGGCCTAGAAGCAGAAACAGTCATGTTGGGTCGCCCGTCATACATGCGCTTACCTAATATCATTGGTGTTGAACTCACTGGCAAACGACAACCTGGTATTACAGCCACTGATATCGTACTGGCTATTACCGAATTCCTGCGTAATGCTAAAGTTGTCTCTTCCTACCTTGAGTTCTTTGGCGAAGGCGCTGCCGAGTTAACACTCGGTGACCGTGCCACCATTTCAAATATGACACCTGAATTTGGTGCGTCCGCAGGCTTATTTTTTATTGATGAGCAAACCATCGAATATCTAAAACTAACCGGCAGAGATGCCGAACAAGTTAAATTGGTAGAAAACTACGCAAAAGAAACAGGCCTATGGGCCGATGATCTTAAAACAGCTGAATACGAACGCGTATTAACATTCGACTTATCAACCGTCGTACGTAATATTGCTGGCCCATCAAACCCTCACCGCCGTGTACCAACATCAGAATTAGCTGAACGTGGTATTTCAGGCACCGTAGAAAACGAAGAAGGCTTAATGCCCGACGGTGCAGTTATCATTGCCGCCATCACTAGCTGTACTAACACTAGTAATCCACGTAATGTTATTGCTGCTGGCCTTGTCGCTAAGAAAGCTAACGAACTAGGCCTAACCCGCAAACCGTGGGTAAAATCATCCTTCGCACCAGGTTCAAAAGTAGCACAGCTTTACTTAGAAGAAGCAAACCTATTACCTGAACTCGAAGAAATGGGTTTTGGTATCGTCGGCTTTGCTTGCACAACCTGTAATGGGATGAGCGGCGCACTGGATCCCGTTATTCAGAAAGAAGTGGTTGAGCGAGACCTATATACCACTGCTGTATTATCTGGCAACCGCAACTTCGATGGACGAATTCACCCATATGCAAAACAAGCTTTCTTGGCGTCACCACCATTAGTTGTTGCTTATGCGATTGCAGGTACTATTCGTTTTGATATTGAAAAAGACATCCTAGGTAATGATCAAGAAGGCAATCCAGTCACCTTAAAAGATATCTGGCCCAGCGATGAAGAGATTGACGAAATTGTTAAGCAGTATGTTAAGCCCGAACAATTCCGCGAAATTTACATCCCGATGTTCCCTGAATCAGATATTCAACAAGAACAAGTCAGCCCCCTATATGATTGGCGTCCACAAACAACGTATATTCGTCGCCCTCCTTATTGGGAAGGTGCTTTAGCCGGTGAACGTACGCTTAAAAATTTACGTCCACTAGCTGTACTAGGTGATAACATCACAACCGATCACTTGTCACCCTCTAATGCGATTATGTTAGATAGCGCTGCTGGCGCATACCTGCATAAAATGGGCCTACCTGAAGTTGATTTCAATTCATATGCAACACACCGTGGTGACCATTTAACGGCCCAGCGTGCGACATTTGCAAACCCAAAACTATTAAATGAAATGGTTAAAGAAAACGGCGAAGTCAAACAAGGTTCGCTAGCTAGAATTGAGCCAGAAGGAACCATCAGCCGCATGTGGGAAGCAATCGAAACATACATGGACCGTAAACAACCACTTATTATTATAGCGGGCGCCGATTACGGCCAAGGATCATCACGTGACTGGGCGGCAAAAGGCGTAAGGCTTGCTGGTGTTGAAGTAATCGTAGCCGAAGGCTTTGAACGTATTCACCGTACTAACTTAGTTGGCATGGGTGTATTACCAGTTGAATTTAAAGCCGGTGAAAATCGTCATACTTACAACATAGACGGTACAGAAACATATACGGTAACAGGCGATATAACACCACGTGCCACCCTTACATTGACAATTACACGTAAAAACGGCGAGACCATTGATGTCCCCGTAACATGTCGCCTAGACACCGCAGATGAAGTTCTCGTCTATGAAGCCGGCGGTGTATTACAACGCTTTGCCCAAGACTTCTTAGAGTCATCATCAGCTGCTTAA
- the prpB gene encoding methylisocitrate lyase, with the protein MTIQSAGRRFREAMAQEKPLQIMGTINAYAALLAEKTGYKAIYLSGGGVANTSFGLPDLGVTTLNDVLTDASRITAATDVPLLVDIDTGWGSAFSIARTIKEFERAGVAAVHIEDQVAAKRCGHRPNKELVTKEEMVDRVKAAADAKTDPDFVLMARTDAYNSEGQQAAIDRACAYVEAGADMIFAEAVYELDDYRAFTAAVDVPVLANITEFGKTPYFTTTELGEAGASMVLYPLSAFRAMSNAALNVYETIRKEGTQVNVIDTMQTRMELYDVLGYHEYEQKLDALFSKEKK; encoded by the coding sequence ATGACCATTCAATCAGCAGGCCGACGCTTCCGTGAAGCCATGGCACAGGAAAAACCATTACAAATAATGGGCACCATCAATGCTTATGCCGCTTTATTGGCCGAAAAGACAGGCTATAAAGCTATTTATCTTTCAGGTGGCGGTGTTGCCAACACATCATTTGGACTTCCAGACCTTGGTGTTACCACCTTAAATGACGTTCTAACAGATGCCAGCCGAATTACGGCAGCAACTGACGTCCCTTTATTGGTTGATATCGACACAGGCTGGGGCAGCGCGTTTAGCATTGCACGTACTATCAAAGAATTTGAACGTGCCGGTGTTGCTGCGGTTCATATTGAAGACCAGGTGGCTGCAAAACGTTGCGGACATCGCCCAAACAAAGAACTTGTCACCAAAGAAGAAATGGTCGATCGCGTTAAAGCCGCTGCTGACGCAAAAACAGACCCTGACTTTGTCTTAATGGCACGTACAGATGCCTATAACAGCGAAGGCCAACAAGCTGCTATCGACCGTGCATGTGCCTACGTTGAAGCTGGCGCGGACATGATTTTTGCAGAAGCTGTTTACGAACTAGACGATTACCGCGCCTTTACTGCCGCAGTAGACGTACCTGTTTTAGCAAATATTACAGAGTTCGGCAAAACACCCTACTTCACTACCACAGAACTTGGCGAAGCTGGTGCGAGCATGGTGCTCTACCCATTGTCAGCATTTCGTGCAATGAGCAATGCAGCATTGAACGTCTACGAAACCATTCGCAAAGAAGGTACTCAAGTTAATGTTATCGATACCATGCAAACACGTATGGAACTATACGATGTATTGGGCTACCACGAATATGAACAAAAATTAGATGCTCTATTTTCAAAGGAGAAAAAATAA
- the prpF gene encoding 2-methylaconitate cis-trans isomerase PrpF: MTYVPQIKIPATYMRGGTSKGVFFNLTDLPKEAQVAGEARDNILLRVIGSPDPYGKQTDGMGGATSSTSKTVILAKSDQADHDVDYLFGQVAIDKPFVDWSGNCGNLTAAVGSFAITCGLVDKKRVPDNGIAVVRIWQKNINKTIIAHIPITNGQVQETGNFELDGVTFPAAEVKVDFVSPVDPSEAMFPTGNVVDDLSVPGIGTFKASMINAGIPTVFLNAKDIGYTGTELQEAINSNADALERFETIRAYGAIKMGLINDISEAAARQHTPKVAFVSEPESYVSSSGKNIDAQSIDLNVRALSMGKLHHAMMGTAAVAIGTASAIPGTLVNLAAGGGEKNIVTFGHPSGTLKVGAEVSNINGQWSVNKVTMSRSARVLMEGTVSIPGDCF; encoded by the coding sequence ATGACATACGTGCCACAAATAAAAATTCCCGCCACCTACATGCGTGGCGGCACAAGCAAAGGTGTGTTCTTTAACTTAACTGACCTGCCCAAAGAGGCCCAAGTAGCCGGCGAGGCACGTGATAACATATTATTACGCGTCATAGGTAGCCCAGACCCATACGGCAAACAAACGGATGGAATGGGAGGTGCAACATCCAGCACCAGCAAAACAGTTATTTTGGCCAAAAGTGATCAAGCCGATCATGACGTCGATTATTTATTTGGACAGGTCGCTATTGATAAACCTTTTGTCGATTGGAGCGGTAACTGCGGTAATTTAACTGCAGCAGTAGGTTCATTTGCAATCACATGTGGCCTCGTTGATAAAAAACGTGTGCCAGATAATGGCATAGCTGTAGTACGAATTTGGCAAAAAAATATCAACAAGACGATCATCGCACATATCCCCATAACAAACGGTCAAGTACAAGAAACAGGTAACTTTGAACTCGATGGGGTCACTTTCCCAGCTGCTGAAGTTAAAGTTGATTTTGTCAGCCCTGTCGATCCTTCAGAAGCAATGTTTCCAACAGGCAATGTAGTTGATGACCTTAGTGTACCTGGCATAGGCACTTTCAAAGCCAGCATGATTAATGCGGGAATACCAACGGTATTCTTAAATGCTAAAGATATAGGTTATACAGGCACTGAGTTACAAGAAGCTATTAATAGTAATGCTGACGCCTTAGAGCGCTTTGAAACGATACGAGCGTACGGCGCTATTAAAATGGGCCTGATTAACGATATTTCAGAAGCGGCTGCCCGCCAACACACACCAAAGGTAGCCTTTGTCTCCGAACCAGAATCCTATGTATCTTCAAGTGGGAAAAATATTGATGCTCAAAGTATAGACCTAAATGTACGTGCATTATCAATGGGTAAACTTCATCATGCGATGATGGGGACAGCAGCGGTTGCCATTGGCACTGCATCTGCCATACCCGGAACATTAGTCAACCTTGCAGCAGGAGGTGGTGAAAAAAACATTGTTACCTTTGGGCACCCATCAGGTACATTGAAGGTTGGTGCAGAAGTAAGTAATATCAATGGACAGTGGAGCGTCAATAAAGTAACCATGAGCCGAAGTGCACGAGTATTAATGGAAGGCACCGTTAGCATACCTGGCGATTGTTTTTAA
- a CDS encoding MBL fold metallo-hydrolase, which yields MEKPTYKSLGHGISCIDTQYIRPGLASCYLIEQKNHAAFIDTGTNFTTPLLLELLKIKNIPVDNVDFIIPTHVHLDHAGGAGSLMQQCPNAQLIIHPRGARHMIDPSRLQASASSVYGEAEFKKQYGNLVPIDQQRVTEANDGLRLNFQNRLLEFIDTPGHAKHHVCIIDKTSNGMFTGDTFGVAYPELTVSGQPFIFPPSSPVDFDPADWLESIDKLMNTQCDRAYLTHFCMVDNLNPLAESLRQRIKIFADLALQTTSDKDLGDKIKNYFVEEIRATGCQISQENLFKILMLDISLIIQGLRVWVEKNTSK from the coding sequence ATGGAAAAACCAACCTATAAATCGTTAGGGCATGGCATTAGCTGCATCGACACGCAATATATTCGGCCTGGTTTAGCCAGTTGCTACCTCATTGAGCAAAAAAATCATGCTGCGTTTATTGATACTGGCACCAATTTCACAACCCCTCTATTACTAGAACTTCTTAAAATCAAAAACATTCCTGTTGATAATGTTGATTTCATTATCCCCACACATGTTCACCTAGATCATGCAGGTGGTGCCGGCAGCCTCATGCAACAATGCCCTAATGCTCAACTTATTATTCACCCACGAGGCGCTCGACACATGATCGACCCAAGCAGGCTCCAAGCAAGCGCTTCGTCTGTATATGGTGAGGCAGAATTCAAAAAACAATACGGCAATTTGGTCCCAATCGATCAACAACGCGTCACAGAAGCTAATGATGGGCTTAGGTTAAACTTTCAAAATAGGCTACTTGAATTTATTGATACACCAGGCCACGCAAAGCACCACGTGTGTATTATCGACAAAACCAGCAACGGCATGTTTACTGGAGATACCTTTGGTGTCGCCTATCCAGAACTGACTGTTAGCGGTCAACCGTTTATATTCCCGCCATCTTCACCGGTAGATTTTGACCCTGCTGACTGGCTAGAATCTATTGATAAACTTATGAACACCCAGTGTGATCGTGCCTACCTTACGCACTTTTGCATGGTAGATAATTTAAACCCACTCGCAGAATCACTTCGTCAACGCATAAAAATATTTGCCGACCTTGCCTTGCAGACAACATCTGACAAGGACTTGGGTGATAAAATAAAAAACTATTTTGTGGAAGAAATTCGTGCGACAGGCTGCCAAATCAGCCAAGAAAACCTGTTTAAAATTCTAATGTTAGATATAAGTCTAATCATCCAAGGCTTAAGGGTTTGGGTTGAAAAAAACACCTCAAAATAG
- a CDS encoding propionyl-CoA synthetase translates to MGQYLDQYRQSLEQPEAFWATAAKTIDWDQKWDRVLDDSKAPYYRWFAGAKLNTCYNALDRHVSNGLAKQAALIYDSPVTNTKKTYSYQELLDEVSRLAGVLTNLGVTKGDRVLIYMPMIPEGVMSMLACARIGAVHSVVFGGFAANELATRINDAKPSVILSTSCGIEGSRIIEYKPLLDEAINVSEHKPANTVILQRPQATASMKEGRDIDWASAINSASPVDCVSVEATDPLYILYTSGTTGQPKGVVRDNGGHAVAMMWTMEHLYNIKPGEVFWAASDIGWVVGHSYICYGPLLNGSTTVMFEGKPIGTPDPGAFWRVISEYKVASLFTAPTALRAIRKEDPQCDYLKKYDISCMRALFLAGERCDPDTLTWAENKIHVPVIDHWWQTETGWAIAANCLGLEAFPVKAGSPTKPVPGYDVQFLDESGQAVANAEMGAIAIKLPLPPGTFPTLWQNEERFFSSYLETFPGYYETGDAGYQDEDGYVYIMGRTDDVINVAGHRLSTGAMEEVLASHPDVAECAVIGVADNIKGQSPMGFAVLQSGANRNEEEVKEELIALIREKIGPVAAFKMATIVKRLPKTRSGKILRGTMRSMADGQEHKVPATIDDPASLGEIADNLKTLGYPKSV, encoded by the coding sequence ATGGGGCAGTATTTAGATCAATATAGGCAATCCCTTGAACAGCCCGAAGCTTTTTGGGCAACCGCTGCGAAGACGATTGATTGGGACCAAAAATGGGATCGCGTACTGGATGACTCAAAAGCCCCTTATTATCGATGGTTTGCCGGCGCCAAGTTAAACACCTGCTACAACGCTCTCGATCGCCATGTCTCAAATGGTCTTGCAAAACAAGCCGCTCTAATTTACGACAGCCCCGTTACAAACACTAAAAAAACTTACAGTTACCAAGAGCTTCTTGATGAAGTATCAAGGTTAGCCGGCGTTTTAACCAACCTTGGTGTCACAAAAGGAGACCGAGTGCTGATCTACATGCCGATGATTCCAGAAGGTGTGATGTCAATGCTAGCCTGCGCTAGGATCGGCGCAGTTCACTCCGTTGTGTTTGGCGGCTTTGCCGCAAACGAGCTCGCCACGCGTATTAACGACGCAAAACCCAGCGTTATTTTATCAACATCTTGTGGCATTGAAGGCAGTCGCATTATTGAATATAAGCCGTTGCTCGATGAAGCGATTAACGTATCCGAGCACAAGCCTGCTAACACGGTTATTTTACAACGCCCGCAAGCAACTGCCTCTATGAAAGAAGGCCGAGATATTGATTGGGCCAGCGCTATTAATAGTGCATCACCTGTCGATTGTGTTTCGGTAGAAGCAACTGACCCACTTTATATTCTTTACACCTCTGGCACCACTGGCCAGCCGAAAGGTGTCGTTCGCGACAATGGAGGCCACGCAGTCGCCATGATGTGGACCATGGAGCACCTTTATAACATCAAACCCGGCGAAGTCTTCTGGGCAGCCTCAGATATTGGTTGGGTAGTTGGTCATTCTTATATTTGTTATGGGCCTTTATTAAATGGCTCTACCACGGTTATGTTTGAAGGCAAACCCATCGGCACGCCTGACCCGGGGGCTTTTTGGCGTGTTATTTCTGAATACAAAGTAGCGTCATTATTTACCGCCCCTACTGCATTACGGGCTATTAGAAAAGAAGACCCTCAGTGCGATTACCTTAAAAAGTACGATATCTCATGTATGCGGGCTTTATTTCTTGCTGGCGAACGTTGCGACCCAGATACACTAACGTGGGCAGAAAATAAAATTCACGTCCCTGTTATTGACCACTGGTGGCAAACAGAAACAGGCTGGGCTATTGCTGCAAATTGTTTAGGCCTTGAAGCATTTCCCGTTAAAGCAGGATCACCAACCAAACCCGTCCCCGGCTATGATGTCCAGTTCTTAGATGAATCGGGGCAAGCTGTTGCAAACGCTGAAATGGGCGCCATTGCCATTAAACTACCACTACCGCCAGGCACCTTTCCAACACTATGGCAAAATGAAGAGCGATTCTTTAGCTCATATTTGGAAACCTTCCCGGGCTATTACGAAACAGGCGATGCTGGCTATCAAGATGAAGATGGTTATGTCTACATCATGGGCCGTACCGATGATGTCATAAACGTAGCAGGGCATCGTTTATCAACCGGCGCAATGGAAGAAGTCCTTGCATCGCACCCAGACGTGGCTGAATGCGCCGTCATTGGTGTCGCTGATAACATCAAAGGACAATCGCCAATGGGTTTTGCTGTTTTACAATCAGGTGCCAACCGTAACGAAGAAGAGGTTAAAGAAGAACTAATTGCCTTAATTCGTGAAAAAATTGGTCCTGTCGCAGCATTTAAAATGGCTACAATCGTTAAACGATTACCAAAAACACGCTCTGGTAAAATATTACGCGGCACTATGCGAAGCATGGCCGATGGCCAAGAACATAAGGTACCAGCCACCATTGACGACCCCGCATCTTTAGGCGAAATTGCCGACAACCTTAAAACGCTTGGTTATCCAAAAAGCGTTTAA
- the prpC gene encoding bifunctional 2-methylcitrate synthase/citrate synthase, which produces MAEKKVGGAGLRGQSAGETALCTVGKSGTGLTYRGYDMTELAENAKFEEVAYLLAYNKLPNQAELDQYIAKIKSLRGLPDALKTVLENIPADAHPMDVIRTGCSMLGNLEEEKDFSEQTDKIDRMVAVFPSIICYWYKFSHEGVRIETATDDDSVGGHFLHMLRGEKPNDVHTAVMSASLILYAEHEFNASTFAARVCASTLSDIHSCVTGAIGTLRGPLHGGANEAAMEMIQDWKSPDEAEEKMMEMLKRKEKIMGFGHAVYTVSDPRNAVIKKWSEKLAADVGDTTLYPVSVRCEEVMWREKKLFCNADFFHASAYHFMGIPTKLFTPIFVMSRVTGWTAHIMEQRSNNRIIRPNADYVGPDPRPVPPIEDRD; this is translated from the coding sequence ATGGCTGAAAAGAAAGTAGGCGGAGCTGGGCTTCGCGGACAATCAGCAGGCGAAACCGCCTTATGTACCGTTGGTAAATCCGGCACAGGTTTAACTTATCGCGGTTATGACATGACCGAACTTGCGGAAAACGCAAAATTTGAAGAGGTAGCCTATTTATTAGCTTACAACAAACTACCAAACCAAGCAGAGCTAGATCAGTACATTGCTAAAATTAAGTCTCTACGAGGCTTACCAGACGCATTAAAAACGGTTCTGGAAAATATTCCTGCAGATGCTCATCCAATGGATGTAATTCGCACAGGTTGCTCTATGCTGGGAAACCTTGAAGAAGAGAAAGATTTCTCTGAACAAACAGATAAAATCGATCGTATGGTTGCTGTCTTCCCATCCATCATTTGCTACTGGTACAAATTCAGTCATGAAGGTGTTCGCATTGAAACAGCAACCGATGATGATTCTGTTGGCGGACACTTTTTACACATGTTACGTGGCGAAAAACCAAACGACGTACATACTGCTGTTATGAGCGCCTCTCTTATTCTTTACGCAGAGCATGAGTTCAACGCCTCTACATTTGCTGCACGTGTTTGTGCTTCTACATTATCAGACATCCACTCATGTGTGACCGGCGCAATTGGCACATTACGTGGCCCCTTACACGGCGGCGCTAATGAAGCTGCAATGGAGATGATTCAAGATTGGAAATCACCTGATGAAGCTGAAGAAAAAATGATGGAAATGCTAAAACGCAAAGAAAAGATCATGGGCTTTGGACACGCTGTCTATACGGTCAGTGATCCGCGTAACGCTGTCATTAAAAAATGGTCTGAAAAGTTAGCAGCTGATGTTGGCGACACAACACTTTACCCAGTGTCTGTACGCTGTGAAGAAGTCATGTGGCGTGAAAAGAAATTATTCTGTAATGCTGATTTCTTCCATGCTTCTGCTTATCATTTCATGGGTATCCCAACCAAGTTATTTACCCCGATCTTTGTTATGTCTCGGGTCACTGGTTGGACGGCGCATATTATGGAACAACGCTCAAACAACCGCATTATTAGACCGAATGCGGACTACGTAGGCCCAGACCCACGTCCAGTACCACCGATAGAAGATCGCGACTAA